In Bacteroidota bacterium, a single genomic region encodes these proteins:
- a CDS encoding helix-turn-helix domain-containing protein — MSNQTFTFLPQDVVDELLELAQNLRIVLPKLQEGSTSSKLGDWIPEEEAKKLLGRKTTWFYNKRKSGELDGRKRGNKWWYRLSDIQAFIES; from the coding sequence ATGAGTAACCAAACCTTTACATTCCTACCACAAGATGTTGTAGATGAGTTATTAGAATTAGCACAAAATTTAAGAATAGTATTGCCAAAACTTCAAGAAGGATCAACCTCATCCAAACTAGGTGATTGGATTCCAGAAGAAGAAGCAAAAAAATTACTGGGACGTAAAACAACCTGGTTTTATAACAAAAGAAAATCAGGAGAATTAGATGGAAGAAAGAGAGGCAATAAGTGGTGGTATCGATTAAGTGATATTCAGGCATTCATTGAAAGTTAA